A window of the Bombus huntii isolate Logan2020A chromosome 8, iyBomHunt1.1, whole genome shotgun sequence genome harbors these coding sequences:
- the LOC126868890 gene encoding regulator of nonsense transcripts 2 → MSEVQETVAEATEATVEQDAVSEEDKQYLTDYIKETEQRLNAKEELRAANLNPNRPPETYFSKLDSTLKRNTTFVKKLKNFSSIQLDTVLKDMTHLNLTKYVSEVATALVDAKLKMTDVAPAIKVCSFLHQTYAEFSTHFFENWQRILSLKVVDKIANPSKLRVDLRFYAELVNAGIFTHKQGLPLLGSALTVLINMDKEEHNNASIILSFCKHCGEDYAGLVSKRVREISEKLSITIPKSKLLSPDKQQNVRLLLRDYYNSLCKHLLKEHKDLQAFEKQNRKILQTRGELSSERKEKLESLQVSYDRLLNNVQSFSDTLDEPMPELPVNSEMKAEAEESLKMISEGEENSILEDMWGDEETRRFYEVLPDLTVFLPGSYLKEVPKQDAPISEEALDEEITFDELEETEKVDEPEAEVEEPQVSNISNKILLDAFITHLPNCVNRELIDNAAVHFLMNLNTKHNKKKLVKALFGVSRIRLDLLPFYSRLAAILYPVMPDVGNDLCSMLKHDFKYHVRKKDQINIESKVKVVRYIGELVKFKLYSKIEALYCLKVLLHDFTHHHIEMACNLLETCGRYLFCSPDSHQRTKVYLEQMMRKKAVTALDSRYVTIIENAYYYVNPPESTGGVSKKDRPPIHEFIRKLLYQDLSKTNTDKVLKWMRKLDWEDESVSSYAIKCLTAAYNVKYLNIRCVGSLLAGLVAHYETIGPHVVDGVLEDIRLCMEINLPKFNQRRIAMVKYLGELYNYRMVESGDIFRTLYLLITFGVSMDHSIPSILDPPDHLFRIRLVCTLLETCGQYFSGGSSKKKLDYFLIFFQNYYWFKYTDPIWTPENPFPVGIDYMYRDTLTMLRPKMQLFQSYKEAQCAVEELRNTLYPTLGNPIAEDGIERTDAEPDMGVIAEGDEDIAVTSGNGSGDAKGVADLHFEESEDCSEAQSEEDWTADAERDYTMGTQENTQGDQSLSEGGTDGVIMDVTELNAALPAGPRRVSCPEDDDFLSALDKMVSDNIQDRMRDSVKPQQVDISVPLHVKSTKKTYEQLQERPSDNSTVDFVLMLRKGNKQQYKNLAVPVSSELAMNLRNREQEQKEEKERVKRLTLNITERQEEEDYQETINQSTRPVTVNLNRERRQKYNHPKGAPDADLIFGPKKIR, encoded by the coding sequence ATGTCAGAAGTTCAAGAAACAGTAGCAGAAGCAACGGAAGCAACTGTAGAACAAGATGCTGTATCTGAGGAAGATAAACAATATTTGACTGATTATATAAAAGAAACAGAACAGCGACTAAATGCAAAAGAAGAACTTCGAGCAGCTAATTTAAATCCTAATAGACCACCAGAAACATATTTCAGCAAATTAGATTCAACGCTGAAAAGAAATACTACGTTtgttaagaaattaaaaaattttagtaGTATACAATTAGATACAGTTCTAAAAGATATGACACATttaaatttgacaaaatatGTAAGTGAAGTTGCTACTGCTTTAGTGGATgctaaattaaaaatgacagATGTTGCACCTGCTATTAAGGTATGCAGCTTCTTGCATCAAACATATGCAGAATTTTCAACCCATTTTTTTGAGAATTGGCAAAGAATTTTATCTCTAAAGGTTGTAGACAAAATTGCAAATCCAAGCAAACTTAGAGTCGATCTTCGATTTTATGCTGAACTGGTTAATGCAGGGATTTTCACCCATAAGCAAGGATTACCTCTGCTTGGTTCTGCATTAACGGTTTTAATTAATATGGATAAAGAAGAACATAACAATGCAAGCATCATATTAAGCTTCTGCAAACATTGTGGTGAAGATTATGCAGGTCTTGTATCTAAAAGAGTAAGAGAAATATCTGAAAAGTTGAGTATAACTATACCCAAAAGCAAATTACTTTCTCCTGATAAACAACAAAATGTGAGATTACTGTTACGAGATTACTACAATTCATTATGTaaacatttattaaaagaaCATAAGGATCTTCAAGCTTTTGAGAAACAAAATCGAAAGATTTTGCAGACCAGAGGCGAGCTAAGCtctgaaagaaaagaaaaacttGAGAGTCTTCAAGTATCCTATGATCGTTTACTTAATAATGTGCAAAGCTTTTCTGATACTTTAGATGAACCTATGCCAGAACTTCCTGTAAATAGTGAGATGAAAGCAGAAGCAGAAGAATCGTTGAAAATGATTAgcgaaggagaagaaaatagTATTTTAGAGGATATGTGGGGAGATGAAGAAACCAGACGATTTTATGAAGTTTTGCCAGATTTAACAGTATTCCTTCCAGGATCATATTTGAAAGAAGTACCTAAACAAGATGCTCCAATAAGCGAAGAAGCTTTAGATGAGGAAATAACATTTGATGAACTAGAAGAAACTGAAAAAGTAGATGAACCTGAGGCAGAAGTGGAGGAACCACAAGTTTCGAatataagtaataaaatacttCTAGATGCATTTATAACGCATTTACCAAATTGCGTAAATCGTGAATTAATTGACAATGCGGCAGTACACTTCTTAATGAATCTCAACACGAAACATAACAAGAAAAAGCTAGTGAAAGCATTGTTTGGTGTTTCTAGAATTCGTTTAGATCTACTGCCATTTTATTCACGATTGGCAGCTATTCTTTATCCTGTTATGCCTGATGTTGGCAATGATTTATGTTCAATGTTAAAACATGACTTTAAATATCATGTACGAAAAAAGGATCAAATTAATATAGAATCAAAAGTAAAAGTTGTTAGATACATTGGTGAACTTGTTAAATTTAAACTTTATTCAAAGATAGAAGCATTATATTGCTTGAAAGTTTTGTTACATGACTTTACACATCATCATATTGAAATGGCTTGTAATTTGTTGGAAACATGTGGAAGATACCTATTTTGTTCACCAGACTCACATCAAAGGACAAAAGTATATTTGGAACAAATGATGCGTAAGAAGGCAGTCACTGCATTAGATTCACGTTATGTAACAATAATTGAAAATGCGTATTATTATGTAAATCCACCAGAATCTACTGGGGGCGTATCAAAGAAAGACAGACCACCTATTCATGAATTTATAAGGAAATTATTATACCAAGATCTCTCAAAAACAAATACAGATAAAGTACTCAAATGGATGCGTAAACTAGATTGGGAAGATGAAAGTGTATCATCCTACGCTATTAAATGCCTCACTGCTGCGTAcaatgttaaatatttgaacattCGATGTGTAGGAAGTTTATTAGCTGGACTTGTTGCACATTATGAAACTATAGGTCCTCACGTAGTAGATGGTGTGTTGGAAGATATAAGACTATGCATGGAAATTAATTTACCAAAATTTAATCAACGGCGTATTGCTATGGTTAAATATCTCGGAGAATTGTATAACTATCGCATGGTAGAAAGTGGAGATATTTTCCGAACGTTGTATCTTCTGATTACATTTGGAGTCAGTATGGATCACTCCATACCAAGTATTTTAGATCCACCTGACCACCTTTTTAGAATTCGATTAGTGTGTACATTATTGGAAACTTGTGGACAGTACTTTAGTGGTGGTTCTAGCAAGAAAAAGCTAgattactttttaatatttttccaaaattattATTGGTTCAAATATACAGATCCTATTTGGACTCCAGAAAATCCATTTCCAGTGGGTATAGATTATATGTATCGTGATACATTAACAATGTTGAGACCAAAAATGCAATTGTTTCAAAGTTATAAAGAAGCGCAATGTGCTGTGGAAGAATTgcgaaatacattatatccCACTCTTGGAAATCCTATTGCAGAGGATGGTATTGAACGTACTGATGCAGAACCTGATATGGGTGTAATTGCTGAAGGAGATGAAGATATAGCTGTAACATCTGGAAATGGTAGTGGAGATGCAAAAGGTGTGGCTGATTTGCATTTTGAAGAATCTGAAGATTGTTCTGAAGCACAATCAGAAGAAGATTGGACTGCCGATGCAGAAAGAGATTACACTATGGGTACACAAGAAAATACCCAAGGAGATCAAAGTCTTTCAGAAGGTGGTACTGATGGTGTTATTATGGATGTTACAGAATTAAATGCAGCATTACCAGCTGGCCCTAGAAGAGTAAGTTGTCCTGAAGATGATGACTTTTTATCTGCTCTTGATAAAATGGTTTCAGATAATATACAAGATAGAATGCGAGATTCAGTGAAACCACAACAAGTGGATATTTCAGTTCCTTTGCATGTAAAAAGTACTAAAAAAACATACGAACAACTGCAAGAAAGACCTTCTGATAATAGTACAGTCGATTTCGTACTTATGTTAAGGAAAGGTAACAAGCAACAATACAAGAATTTAGCAGTTCCTGTGTCATCAGAATTAGCAATGAATCTTCGAAATAGAGAACAGGaacagaaagaagagaaagaacgagTTAAAAGATTGACACTGAATATTACAGAAagacaagaagaagaagattaTCAAGAAACAATTAACCAAAGTACCAGGCCAGTGACAGTAAATTTAAATAGAGAGCGACGACAAAAATATAATCATCCTAAAGGTGCTCCAGATGCAGATCTTATATTTGGCCCCAAAAAGATACGGTAA